The sequence CAGCCGGCGCTTGCGGCGCGGCTTGTCCTGTCCGAGCGGGGCGCTCAGATCATCGGCCGTTTCAGTCATGCGCGATCCCGAATCACTCGCTCCGACGATACCACGGCGGGGTCAAGCGGCGGCAGGCCGGGATAGGCCGGGGACGACAGGAGTTCCAAGCAAAAAGGGCGGCTCGAGGAGCCGCCCTTTTCGGAAGATTGCTTGATGCGCTGACTCAGTTCGCAGCTTTGGGCTTGTCGGCCGCCGCCTTGTCGGTGCCCGGGGTGGGCGCGGCGGAGGCGCTGTTCTTGATGCCGTGGAGCAGGTCGTCGGCGAGCTTGAGCGCCTTGTCGTCCTTGGCGTCCGGCGGCACGTAGGACTGCGAGCCGGTCTTCTCGTCGCCGTCGTTCTTGAGGTGGCCGCGCAGCGAAGCCTCACCCTTGGTGTCGGTGCGCGACTTCAGCTCGTCCGGCACGTCCTGCAGCACTTCGATGTCGGGCACGATGCCCTTGGCCTGGATCGACTTGCCCGACGGCGTGTAGTAGCGCGCGGTGGTCAGGCGCAGCGCGCCGTTGCCCGAGCCGAGCGGGATGATGGTCTGGACCGAGCCCTTACCGAACGAACGCGTGCCGACGATGGTCGCGCGCTTGTGGTCCTGCAGCGCGCCGGCGACGATTTCCGACGCCGAGGCCGAGCCGCCGTTGACCAGCACGATGACCGGCTTGCCCTTGGTGAGGTCACCCGCATGCGCGGTGCGGCGCTGGGTCTCCTCGGCGTTGCGGCCGCGCGTCGAGACGATCTCGCCCTTCTCCAGGAACGAGTCGGACACGGTGACAGCTTCCTCGAGCAGGCCGCCCGGGTTGTTGCGGAGGTCGATGATGTAGCCCTTGAGCTTGTCGCCGATCTGATTCGAGAGGTTGGCGACCTCGCGCTTCAGCCCTTCGGTGGTCTGCTCGTTGAAGGTGGTGATGCGGATATAGGCGATGTCGTCGGCCTCGACGCGCGCACGCACCGAGCGGACGCGGATGTTGTCGCGCACCAGCGTGACGTCGAGCGGATTGTCCTGGCCCTTGCGGATGATTTTCAGCTTGATCTTGGTGTTGACAGGACCGCGCATCTTCTCGACCGCCTGGTTCAGGGTCAGGCCCTGCACCGCCTCGTCGTCGAGATTGGTGATGATGTCGTTGGCCATGATGCCGGCGCGCGAGGCCGGCGTGTCGTCGATCGGCGAGACCACCTTGATCAGGCCGTCTTCCATTGTGACCTCGATGCCGAGGCCGCCGAACTCACCGCGGGTCTGCACCTGCATGTCGCGGAAGCTCTTGGCATCCATGTAGCTCGAATGCGGATCGAGGCCGGTGAGCATGCCGCTGATGGCGGATTCGATCAGCTTGGTGTCGTCGGGCTTCTCGACATAATCCGAGCGCACGCGCTCGAACACGTCGCCGAACAGATTGAGCTGGCGATAGGTGTCCGCGGTCGCGGCTCGCGCGCTGGAGCCCATGAACACCGCGCGCGGCTGGGTCACGAACAGCGTCAGCGCCGCACCGGTGGCTGCGCTGAGGAGGATTACTGAAGTCTTGCGCATCATCCGCGAACCTTCTCGCCTTCATTTGCGGCCCACCATGGGCCTGGATCGATTGGAGTGCCGTCTTTACGGAACTCGACATACAGCACAGGTTGACTCGCGTTCGTGGCGAGAATGGAGGCGACTTGAGAGGTCGACCCCATGGTCGCGACAGGCTCCCCCGTGAGCACAAACTGTCCGATGTTGACCGAAATGCGCTCCATCCCGGCGATCAGGACATGATACCCGCCCCCGGCGTTGAGGATCAAGAGTTGTCCATAGCTGCGGAACGGGCCGGCATACACAACCCAGCCATCGCACGGCGTCGTGACCTGGGAGCCCGGCTTTGTCGCCAGCGAAATGCCCTTCTGCACCCCGCCGACCCCGTCGGAACCGCCAAAGTCCCTGATCTTGTTACCGTTAACCGGGAGTGGCAGGAGGCCCTTGGCCGAGGCGAATGCGATCGCGGGGGTAGTCCGGGACCGGTCCTTGAAAGCGGCGGGGCCGGATTTGGCGCTGGCGGCCGCGTTTGCCGCTGCCAGCTTGGCCTCCTTGGCCTCGGCCTGCCTTGCGGCCTCGGCGGCCTTCTCGGCCGCCTTGGCGGCGCTCTGCAGGTCCTGCTCCATCTTGGTGATCAGCCCCTGGAGATCGCCGACCTGCCTTGAGAGCGCGATGGCGCGCGAGCTTTCGGCGTCGAGGTCCTTTTCGCGCGCGGCCTGTTGGCGCTGCCGCTCGTCGATCAGGGCGGTGAGGCGGGTCTGGTCGCTCCGGACCTTGTCGCGGTCGGCGGCGAGCTGGTCGCGCTCGCTCGCGATGCTCTTGCGCAGGGCCACGAGCTCGCCGAGTTCGCCCGCGATCCTCTCCGCGCGGCCGCGCAATTCCGGCACCACGGCGCCGAGCAGCATCGCGGTGCGTAAGGATTGCAGCGCATCCTCAGGTCGCACCAGCAGCGCCGGCGGCGTGCGCCGGCCAGCGCGCTGCAGCGCCGCCAGCACCTCGACGATGTCGGCGCGGCGCGAATCAAGCGAAGAGCGCATCTGCTGCTCGCGGCCGTTCAGCGTCTTCAGCCGCGCTTCGGTTTCGTCGATCTTGGTCTCGACGGTGCGTACATCGGTGGCGGTGTCGATCAGCTGCTGATTGAGCTGGGTGCGGTCCTGGCCGAGCGCGGTGATCTCGGCCTTCAACTTGGCCTGCGCTTCCTCCGCGCTCTTTTGTCTGGCGCGCGCAGCTTCCAGCTCCTGCTCGCGCTGCTTGATGGCGTCGGGCGAGACGGCCGCGGTCTGGGGCGCCGGCGCTGCCGTCTGAGCTTGCGCGAGGCTTGTGCCTGCGAGGTTTGCGCCTGCGAGGCTTGCAATCAGCAGATTGAGGACCGGCGCTCGCATCGCTTTAGGCAAAGGTGCTCGTTGTGGCGCGGATCACGCGCGGTGATAGGGATGGCCGGCCAGGATGGTGGCGGCCCGATACAGCTGTTCCAGAAGCATGACGCGGACCATTTGGTGCGGCCAGGTCGCAGAGCCGAACGCGATCGCGAGCTTCGCCTTACGGCGCAATTCGGGCGAAAGTCCGTCCGCCCCTCCGATCATGAAGATAGTATGTCCGGCCCCCTCGTCGCGCCAGCGCCCGAGATGCCGTGCGAATACGGTGGAGTCGAGATTCTGCCCGCGCTCGTCCAGTGCCACCAGGATGGATTTGTCCGGAATATGCGCCGAGATCGCCGCGGCCTCTTCAGTCATCCGCGTCGCGGCGTCACGCGCGCGGCTTTCGGGAATCTCGTGGATGCTGAGCTCGCGGAATCCGAGCTTGCGGCCGGCCTCGTCGAACCGCTCGAAATAGCGGTCGGCAAGCTCCCGTTCGGGGCCCTGCTTCAGCCGGCCCACCGCAATGACAGCAACACGCATGATGGTTTCAGCGTCGTGTTTTCGAGGTCGCGCGCCTCAGGCGCGCGCACGACGCTAGCATGCGCGTCAACCGATTCGAAATCGGCTTCGTCAGCCTCTAGATCGCCTTCGCCGCCCCTGGGCCCTGCGTGTACAACCGCTCGAGGTTGTAGAACTCGCGGACCTCGGGTCTGAACACGTGCACGATCACATCGCCGGAATCGATCAGCACCCAGTCGCAATTGGGCAAGCCCTCGACATGGATGTTCTTGATGCCGGTTTCCTTGAGGCCCTTCGTCACGTTCTCCGCGATCGCGCCAACGTGCCGGTTCACCCGGCCGGTGGTGACGATCATGTAGTCGGAGTATGCCGATTTGCCGCGAAGGTCGATGGTGACCGTCTCTTCCGCCTTCATATCCTCGAGGCGGGAGAGGATCAGGCTCAGCGTCTTGTCGGCGTCGGGTTGCGCCTTCAAGGCCGCAGCTTTGGTCGATGTTTTACGCGTAGGCTTAGCAACCTTGGGTAAAACAGACTTGGACAATACAGATGTGGCCAGGGACCATTCCTTTCACTGTATCGCGAGAGCCGAATCCGGCGCTCACGGGTGACACTACATCATGTGGGGTTAAGGGTTTCAATATGCCAGAGAGGCCAAGGTCCCCACAACGCCCGGACACTCCGTCTCACTTCGTACCTTTCCAGCTCCCGTCCGGGTTCCGCAGACCGGTCGAGGACAGATTCAGCTTCAATCCGGTCAGGAACACCCAGGCGGGCGCCGACTGGTCCGCAAGCAGCGCTGCCTTGCTCTCCGGCAGACGGTAACGAGATAGCGCTTGGGCGGCGGGCGAGGCGAGGGCGCGAAAACTCTGCGGCGGGCGATCGATGACCGCCATCGGCACCTGGCCGGCGATGCGCCGCCAGTCCTGCCAACGATGGAATTGAGCGAGATTGTCGGCGCCCATGATCCAGACAAAGCGCAAGCCCGAGAAGCGGCGGCGCAAGGTGTTGATCGTGTCGATAGTATAGCGGGTGCGAATGACGGATTCGAGACAGCTCACCTCGATGCGCGGATCATCGGCGACGTCGCGCGCGGCCTGCATGCGCGCGCCGAGCTCATGCAGATTGCCATTCTCCTTGAGCGGATTGCCAGGGGTCACCAGCCACCAGACGCGATCGAGTTGCAATCGCCTCAAGGCGAACCGGCTGATCGCGCGATGCGCCTGATGCGGCGGGTTGAACGAGCCGCCGAGCAGGCCGATGCGCATGCCCTCCGTGTGGGGCGGGACCGCTTGCGCCACAAAACGCGGCACGACGAATTTGTTGCTCAATGCCCGCCCTGCAACGTTGCTTACGGCCGCGTCTGCCCGGTGCCGTGAACGCGATACTTGAAGCTCGTGAGTTGCTCGGCGCCGACCGGGCCGCGGGCGTGGAAGCGGCCGGTGGCGATGCCGATCTCGGCGCCGAAGCCGAACTCGCCGCCATCGGCGAACTGCGTCGAGGCGTTGTGCAGCACGATCGCGGAATCGACCTCGCTCAGGAATTTCTTCGCCGCACGCTCGTCGGCGCTCACGATCGCATCGGTATGATGCGAGCCGTGGTTCTGGATGTGCGCGATCGCGCCGTCGACGCCGTCCACCACCTTCGCCGCGATGATCGCGTCGAGATATTCGGTGTCCCAATCCTCGTCGTTTGCAGCCTTGACGCGCGCATCGGCCTTCTGCACGGCGTCGTCGCCGCGCACTTCGCACCCCGCCTCAATCAGCATCTCGACCAGCGGCTTCAGGCTCGATGCAACAGCTGCGCGATCGACCAGCAGCGTTTCGGCCGCGCCGCAGACGCCGGTGCGGCGCATCTTGGCGTTGAGCACGATCGACTTCGCCATCGCGAGGTCGGCGCTGGCATCGACATAGACGTGGTTGACGCCCTCGAGATGCGCGAACACAGGCACGCGCGCTTCCTGCTCGACGCGCGCGACGAGGCTCTTGCCTCCGCGCGGCACGATCACGTCGACGGCGCCGTTCAGGCCCGACAGCATCATGCCGACCGCTGCGCGGTCGCGTGTCGGCACCAGCGTGATCGCAGCTTCGGGCAGACCGGCTTCGCGCAGGCCCTGCACCAGGCATTCATGGATCGCGCGGCACGAGCGGAAACTGTCCGAGCCGCCGCGCAGGATCACGGCATTGCCCGACTTCAGGCACAGCACGCCGGCATCCGCCGCAACGTTCGGACGGCTCTCGAAGATCACGCCGACGACGCCGAGCGGCACCCGCACGCGCTCGATGGTCATGCCGTTCGGCCGCTGCCAGCTCTCGGTGACGACGCCGATGGGATCGGCGATGCCGCGCACGATGCCGATGCCCTCGGCCATGGATTCGACCCGCGCCGGCGTCAGCGTCAGGCGGTCGATGAAGGAAGTGGTCATGTTGCCGGAGGCGCGCGCCTCCGCGACATCCTCGGCATTGGCGGCAAGAATCGCCGCCGCGTTGGCGCGGATTGCCCGCTCCATGGCCTCGAGCGCCCGGTTCTTCTGCTCCGGCGGCGCCAGCGCCAGCACGCGCGCGGCAGCGCGGGCTTTGGCGGCGAGATCGGACATCAGCGCCTGGAGATCGGCATTGCCGTCAACGGCTTTGAGGGGGGCGGCCATGGGGGGTCAACCTTCTGCTAAGGCGGTGTCCTAGCACGGAAATCCCGCTTTTGCGAAGGGCGGGGAGGGTATGGCAGGGCTTCGGCCGGTGGGGCGCGGCTCGGCCACTGGCCCTGTCCGACGTCATTCCGGGGCGGTGCGTTAGCACCGAACCCGGAATCTCGAGATTCCGGGTCTGGTCCTTCGGACCATCCCGGAATGACGGAGGGGGCCCTTACCCGCCCACCACCAGATCGTCGCGGTGGATCATCTCGGCGCGGCCGCTGATGCCGAGGATGGCCATCACATCAGGGGAGGAGCGGCCCTTGATGCGCTCGGCATCATCGGCGTCATACGCGATCAGGCCGCGGCCGATCTCGCTCATGTCGGGGCCGCGCACGATCACGGCGTCGCCGCGGGCGAACTGGCCCTCGACCTTGATCACGCCGGCCGGCAGCAGGCTGGCGCCGGCGCGCAGCGCGGTCACCGCGCCGGCGTCGATCGTCAGCGTGCCCTTCGGCTCCAGCGTGCCCGCGATCCAGCGCTTTCGCGACGTGATGGGATTGGCGGGCGTCAGGAACCAGGTGCAGCGGCCGCCATCGGCGATCGCCTGCAGGGGATGCTCGATCTTGCCGGAGGCGATCAGCATGTGAGTGCCGCCTGTCGTCGCGATCTTGGCCGCCTCGACCTTGGTGCGCATGCCGCCGCGCGACAGCTCGGACTCGGCATCGCCCGCCACCGCCTCGATCTCCGAGGAGATGCTGTCGACGACCGGAATGAGCTTGGCGTTCGGGTTGTTCTTGGGCGGGGCATCGTAGAGCCCGTCGATGTCTGAGAGCAGCACCAGCAGATCGGCGCTCGCCATGGTGGCGACGCGCGCGGCGAGGCGGTCATTGTCGCCATAGCGGATCTCGGTGGTGGCGACCGTGTCGTTCTCGTTGATCACGGGGATGGCGCGCCACTCCAAAAGCTTGCCGATGGTGGAGCGGGCATTGAGATAACGCCGGCGCTCCTCGGTGTCCTGCAGCGTGACCAGGATCTGGCCGGAGTCGATGCCGTGGGCCCCGAGCACCTCCGACCAGATCCGCGCCAGCGCGATCTGGCCGACGGCGGCGGCGGCCTGGCTCTCTTCCAGCTTCAACGGACCGCGCGGCAGCTTGAGGCGGCTGCGGCCGAGCGCGATCGAGCCGGAGGACACCACGAGGACATCGCGCCCTTCCTTGTGCAGCTTGGCCATGTCGTCGGCGAGCGCCGCGAGCCAGGATGCCCGCACCTCGCCCTTGTCGGAATCGACCAGCAGCGCTGAGCCGACCTTCACGACGATGCGGCGGAATTGACTGAGTTCGGGGCTGGCCATGTGTGTCTGTGCTGGCGCGTGTGACGAAATGCTCTGCGTTGGAAACGGCGGAGCGAGAGAGCGGCGCCGGTGAGGCCTGCTTTTGCAGCAGGACGATGGCCGGCGCAAGGCGGCCGGCATGGTAAACGGCGCGGGGCGGCCCTGCCTTCAGACTTGTCTTGGTCGCCGGTCCGGTTCTAATGCCGGCCAATCAAATGGGCTGGAGGGGAAACGCATGGATCGCCGCACATTCATGGCCGGATGTCTTGGGGGAAGCCTTGGGCTGCCGCTGCTGGCGCCGGCAGAAGGGGCGCAAGCGCAGGCCGGGCTGACGAAGATCATCTTCCCGTTTGCGGCGGGAGCTGGCGGCGATACGCTGTGCCGGCTGATCGCGCAGGAGATGGCTCCCGTGCTGCAACGGACCATGGTGGTCGAGAATCGCACCGGCGGCGACGGCCTGATCGGCATCAAGGCGGTGAAGGGCGCAAGTCCCGACGGCAGCATGGTGCTGGTGACGACGGGGCCCACCATGTACCTGCTGCCGATGGTGGAGACGACGCCGAGCTTCGACACGTCGAAGGATTTCATGCCGGTGTCGCTGCTGGCGCGATTCGAATTCGCGCTCGTGATGGGGCCGGGCATCGATGCGACGGACTTCAAGGCATTCGTCGCCTGGCTGAAGTCGCATCCCGACAAGACCTCGTTCGGCGTGCCCAGCAACGGCACCATTCCGCATTTCATGGGCTCCAGGCTCGAGAAGGATCTCGGCATTCCCCTGACCCGCGTGCCCTATCGGGGCAGCGCGCCGATCCTCAACGACCTCGTCGGCGGCCACATCTCGTTTGGTATCACCACGCTGGCCGATGCACTGCCGCAGCATCGTGCCAAGGGCGTGAAGATCATCGCGGTGTCGAGCGCGGAACGATCGCCCTTCGCGCCTGAGGTTCCGACGCTGAAGGAGAGCGGCATCGATCTCGTCGCCGACGCCTGGTACGGCATGTGGCTTCCCGCCGGCAGCCCGCCGGATTTCGCCAGCAAGCTCGGCGCAGCCGCGAGTGCCGCGCTCGCCAAGCCGGAGGTGAGAGAGAAGCTGACCGCGATCGGCCTGATCCCGGTCGGCAGCAATGCGGATGGGCTCTCGAAGGAGCTCGCCGCCAACACGGCGTTCTGGCAGCCGATCGTCAAGGCGACGGGCTACAAGATCGAGAATTGAGTCTCTCCTCTCGTCATTGCGAGGAGCCCTTGCGACGAAGCAATCCAGAGTCCCTCCGCGGAGAGATTCTGGATTGCTTCGCTGCGCTCGCAATGACGGCGTGGATGGATGTTCGATCGTATCGACGATGCTGACTCGCGAAAAGCAGCCTACATCTTCGCGCGCTGGGCGATGCCGTCCTTGATCGCGGCGAGCTCTT is a genomic window of Bradyrhizobium sp. CB1717 containing:
- the rlmH gene encoding 23S rRNA (pseudouridine(1915)-N(3))-methyltransferase RlmH; this encodes MRVAVIAVGRLKQGPERELADRYFERFDEAGRKLGFRELSIHEIPESRARDAATRMTEEAAAISAHIPDKSILVALDERGQNLDSTVFARHLGRWRDEGAGHTIFMIGGADGLSPELRRKAKLAIAFGSATWPHQMVRVMLLEQLYRAATILAGHPYHRA
- the proB gene encoding glutamate 5-kinase; the encoded protein is MASPELSQFRRIVVKVGSALLVDSDKGEVRASWLAALADDMAKLHKEGRDVLVVSSGSIALGRSRLKLPRGPLKLEESQAAAAVGQIALARIWSEVLGAHGIDSGQILVTLQDTEERRRYLNARSTIGKLLEWRAIPVINENDTVATTEIRYGDNDRLAARVATMASADLLVLLSDIDGLYDAPPKNNPNAKLIPVVDSISSEIEAVAGDAESELSRGGMRTKVEAAKIATTGGTHMLIASGKIEHPLQAIADGGRCTWFLTPANPITSRKRWIAGTLEPKGTLTIDAGAVTALRAGASLLPAGVIKVEGQFARGDAVIVRGPDMSEIGRGLIAYDADDAERIKGRSSPDVMAILGISGRAEMIHRDDLVVGG
- a CDS encoding glutamate-5-semialdehyde dehydrogenase — translated: MAAPLKAVDGNADLQALMSDLAAKARAAARVLALAPPEQKNRALEAMERAIRANAAAILAANAEDVAEARASGNMTTSFIDRLTLTPARVESMAEGIGIVRGIADPIGVVTESWQRPNGMTIERVRVPLGVVGVIFESRPNVAADAGVLCLKSGNAVILRGGSDSFRSCRAIHECLVQGLREAGLPEAAITLVPTRDRAAVGMMLSGLNGAVDVIVPRGGKSLVARVEQEARVPVFAHLEGVNHVYVDASADLAMAKSIVLNAKMRRTGVCGAAETLLVDRAAVASSLKPLVEMLIEAGCEVRGDDAVQKADARVKAANDEDWDTEYLDAIIAAKVVDGVDGAIAHIQNHGSHHTDAIVSADERAAKKFLSEVDSAIVLHNASTQFADGGEFGFGAEIGIATGRFHARGPVGAEQLTSFKYRVHGTGQTRP
- a CDS encoding Bug family tripartite tricarboxylate transporter substrate binding protein, whose product is MDRRTFMAGCLGGSLGLPLLAPAEGAQAQAGLTKIIFPFAAGAGGDTLCRLIAQEMAPVLQRTMVVENRTGGDGLIGIKAVKGASPDGSMVLVTTGPTMYLLPMVETTPSFDTSKDFMPVSLLARFEFALVMGPGIDATDFKAFVAWLKSHPDKTSFGVPSNGTIPHFMGSRLEKDLGIPLTRVPYRGSAPILNDLVGGHISFGITTLADALPQHRAKGVKIIAVSSAERSPFAPEVPTLKESGIDLVADAWYGMWLPAGSPPDFASKLGAAASAALAKPEVREKLTAIGLIPVGSNADGLSKELAANTAFWQPIVKATGYKIEN
- a CDS encoding S41 family peptidase, which encodes MMRKTSVILLSAATGAALTLFVTQPRAVFMGSSARAATADTYRQLNLFGDVFERVRSDYVEKPDDTKLIESAISGMLTGLDPHSSYMDAKSFRDMQVQTRGEFGGLGIEVTMEDGLIKVVSPIDDTPASRAGIMANDIITNLDDEAVQGLTLNQAVEKMRGPVNTKIKLKIIRKGQDNPLDVTLVRDNIRVRSVRARVEADDIAYIRITTFNEQTTEGLKREVANLSNQIGDKLKGYIIDLRNNPGGLLEEAVTVSDSFLEKGEIVSTRGRNAEETQRRTAHAGDLTKGKPVIVLVNGGSASASEIVAGALQDHKRATIVGTRSFGKGSVQTIIPLGSGNGALRLTTARYYTPSGKSIQAKGIVPDIEVLQDVPDELKSRTDTKGEASLRGHLKNDGDEKTGSQSYVPPDAKDDKALKLADDLLHGIKNSASAAPTPGTDKAAADKPKAAN
- a CDS encoding nicotinate-nucleotide adenylyltransferase, whose amino-acid sequence is MSNKFVVPRFVAQAVPPHTEGMRIGLLGGSFNPPHQAHRAISRFALRRLQLDRVWWLVTPGNPLKENGNLHELGARMQAARDVADDPRIEVSCLESVIRTRYTIDTINTLRRRFSGLRFVWIMGADNLAQFHRWQDWRRIAGQVPMAVIDRPPQSFRALASPAAQALSRYRLPESKAALLADQSAPAWVFLTGLKLNLSSTGLRNPDGSWKGTK
- a CDS encoding peptidoglycan DD-metalloendopeptidase family protein translates to MRAPVLNLLIASLAGANLAGTSLAQAQTAAPAPQTAAVSPDAIKQREQELEAARARQKSAEEAQAKLKAEITALGQDRTQLNQQLIDTATDVRTVETKIDETEARLKTLNGREQQMRSSLDSRRADIVEVLAALQRAGRRTPPALLVRPEDALQSLRTAMLLGAVVPELRGRAERIAGELGELVALRKSIASERDQLAADRDKVRSDQTRLTALIDERQRQQAAREKDLDAESSRAIALSRQVGDLQGLITKMEQDLQSAAKAAEKAAEAARQAEAKEAKLAAANAAASAKSGPAAFKDRSRTTPAIAFASAKGLLPLPVNGNKIRDFGGSDGVGGVQKGISLATKPGSQVTTPCDGWVVYAGPFRSYGQLLILNAGGGYHVLIAGMERISVNIGQFVLTGEPVATMGSTSQVASILATNASQPVLYVEFRKDGTPIDPGPWWAANEGEKVRG
- the rsfS gene encoding ribosome silencing factor, with translation MKAQPDADKTLSLILSRLEDMKAEETVTIDLRGKSAYSDYMIVTTGRVNRHVGAIAENVTKGLKETGIKNIHVEGLPNCDWVLIDSGDVIVHVFRPEVREFYNLERLYTQGPGAAKAI